One genomic window of Phoenix dactylifera cultivar Barhee BC4 chromosome 6, palm_55x_up_171113_PBpolish2nd_filt_p, whole genome shotgun sequence includes the following:
- the LOC103705230 gene encoding pentatricopeptide repeat-containing protein At5g15300-like → MIRRSKYLSLRALKQIHGFMVVRGFNSDLQALRELLLSSVGSFHGNMNYAYKLFEQISEPDLFIWNTMIRGASHSSRPPDAISLYRRMVESGTKPDSFTLLFLLKACTKLASAFAGAQFHGMIVKLGLESDAFLRNALINLHANCGDLLIASALFDGAAKGDVVARSALTAGCARRGKLGIARRLFDESPGRDLVSWNIIIAGYAKQGEMEKARELFDQAPERDVVSWNTMIAGYARHGLHAQALEAYQKMLEAGERPDEATIVILLSACADSGALEIGQRIHCSLSEMCSRSGLSMPVGNALIDMYAKCGSIDTAMEVFREMKEKDVWTWNSIIGGLAFHGQAEESVNLFERMRMEKVRPNEITFLGVLAACSHGGLVKEGRSYFSVMKNEYRIEPNIKHYGCMVDMLGRAGLVKEAFMLVDAMEVEPGPIIWRTLLGACRLHGNIELGEHAKEQILKTKQDASGDYVLLSNMYASTGEWYGVEKIRKLMDARGVRKDAASTVIEADSEEPMRLLLPSVPAGI, encoded by the coding sequence ATGATTAGGAGGTCCAAATACCTTAGCCTGAGGGCTCTGAAGCAAATCCATGGCTTCATGGTCGTTAGAGGATTCAACTCGGATCTCCAAGCACTGAGAGAGCTGTTGCTCTCTTCTGTCGGTTctttccatgggaatatgaaCTATGCTTACAAGCTATTTGAACAAATCTCCGAACCAGACCTCTTCATCTGGAACACCATGATTAGGGGTGCTTCTCATAGCTCCAGACCCCCTGATGCCATCTCTCTTTATAGACGGATGGTGGAAAGTGGTACGAAGCCTGATAGCTtcaccctcctcttcctccttaaaGCCTGCACCAAGCTCGCGTCAGCCTTCGCCGGAGCACAGTTCCATGGAATGATTGTGAAACTTGGCTTAGAGTCCGATGCTTTCTTGAGGAATGCTCTCATTAACTTGCATGCAAATTGCGGAGATTTGCTGATTGCTAGTGCTCTTTTTGATGGAGCTGCGAAAGGGGACGTTGTTGCTCGATCTGCTTTAACTGCAGGCTGTGCGAGACGAGGCAAATTAGGCATTGCTCGTCGGTTGTTCGATGAATCGCCCGGCAGAGATTTGGTCTCTTGGAACATAATAATAGCTGGATATGCGAAGCAGGGTGAAATGGAGAAGGCCAGAGAGCTGTTTGATCAGGCACCAGAACGGGATGTTGTGTCATGGAACACGATGATTGCTGGATATGCACGGCATGGACTTCATGCACAAGCACTAGAAGCCTATCAGAAGATGCTGGAGGCAGGAGAGAGGCCTGATGAAGCCACAATTGTGATCTTGCTATCTGCCTGTGCGGACTCCGGTGCTCTCGAAATCGGGCAGAGGATACATTGCTCTCTCTCAGAGATGTGTTCGAGGAGCGGTTTAAGTATGCCTGTTGGTAATGCACTGATAGACATGTACGCCAAGTGTGGAAGCATAGACACAGCAATGGAGGTATTCAGAGAAATGAAAGAGAAGGATGTTTGGACTTGGAACTCGATCATCGGGGGGCTAGCTTTTCATGGGCAGGCAGAAGAATCCGTAAATTTATTCGAGCGTATGAGGATGGAGAAAGTGAGGCCAAATGAGATTACCTTCCTCGGTGTATTGGCTGCATGCAGTCATGGTGGTTTAGTCAAAGAGGGCCGCAGCTACTTTTCTGTGATGAAAAATGAGTACAGAATCGAGCCTAACATCAAGCATTATGGTTGCATGGTCGACATGTTGGGTCGCGCTGGCTTAGTGAAGGAAGCATTCATGCTTGTGGACGCTATGGAGGTTGAGCCAGGTCCGATCATATGGCGGACATTGCTCGGAGCTTGTCGTCTCCATGGGAACATCGAGTTGGGAGAGCATGCAAAGGAGCAGATCCTCAAGACGAAACAGGATGCAAGCGGGGATTATGTcttgctctccaatatgtatgcATCCACTGGTGAGTGGTATGGGGTAGAGAAGATTAGGAAACTGATGGATGCAAGAGGAGTTAGGAAGGACGCTGCTTCTACCGTGATTGAGGCAGATAGTGAAGAGCCCATGCGTCTCTTGTTACCTTCTGTGCCTGCTGGAATTTGA